The Canis lupus familiaris isolate Mischka breed German Shepherd chromosome 5, alternate assembly UU_Cfam_GSD_1.0, whole genome shotgun sequence region GTAATCCCATTCCAGTTGATCCAGGATTTGTGACATAAGTAGGCAGCAAAGGTTAAGCAATCATGGCTTTTCCCTGCTTCCGTGTCCTCCCTATTCCTCTCTGGGTCTCCCGATGGTGAGTGTGGTTTTCCATGCAGGGTAAATGGAAGGCACACAGCAGTAGATGCTTTAGCTTAGTAAAGATTCTTTAGATTGGTGCCTTGCCTTCATCAAGTCGACAGTCTTGGTAGAGAAAAGCATCTGCTTTTCTCCTAAAGAAGACAagtggtgggcagccccggtggtgcaggggtttagcgctgcctgcagcccagggtgtgatcctggagaccctggatcgagtcccatgttaggctctctgcatggagcctgcttctctctctctctttctctgtgtctctatgaataaataaaatcttaaaaaaaaaaaaaaaaaagacgagtgGTATCTGTGCAAGTCTAAGATCTGGGAGGCTTGAGGCTGGATCGAGACCCAGTGGCAGATGCCTTAAACATGAAGCACATCTGTCACACAGGAAGGTTCTGGAAAGCCTAGTGCATGAAGACTGGCCAAAGAGATACAGATAGGAGCTGGGAAGAGAAGATTTGGGGTAGAGGAGACACATGGATACCCACTTCTGAAGGTGTCATGGTGGGAGGCACTCACTGAGTTTCCTCCAAGGGACTCGAGGACAGAAGTGATAGAATGACGGAAGACCCTTCTAACAAGCAGAGAGGTTGGAAAGTGAAATGTGCTTGCACACTCTTTAAGCAGAGCTGAACCATGCCCCTGTTGGGATCCAGCTAGCAGTTCCCAAGAGGTAGGGAGGAACACAGGCCCTCACCCCATTCATGAGTGTCCTGGTGAGTAGCATTAGCTAAACAAGGTTAAACAGGTGTGTGGCTAACTTTATGTGTTATCCTGACTAGGGTATAGTATTCAGTTGTTTAGCcaaacaccagtctagatgttgctgcGAAGGTTAACATTTAAATCGAcaggtgagggcagccccggtggcgcagcagtttagcgccacctttggtccagggcgtgatcctggagacctgggatcgggtcccacgtcgggctccctgcatggagcctgcttctccctctgcctgtgtctctgcctctctctttctctctttctctctctcaatctgtgtatctaataaataaaatctttaaaaaaataaataaatcgatgggtgagtaaagcagattgccttccattgtgtgggtgggcctcatccaatcagttgaagaccttaaAAGACTGAGGTCccctaaaaaggaaggaattctgCCTTCAGACTCAAGACTGCAGCATCTACCATTAAGGGAATTTCTAACCTGCCCTGCAAACATCAGACTTGCCAGCCCCATAATCATACgagctaattccttaaaataacctttctctctacatatatgtccagttggttctgtttctctagagaaccctgatTAATACAGCACGTGTCTCTGATACAGGACTTCATCAGCCTTTCAATGCTAATATGCTTATCTGGGGAGGCATGGTATGTGGTTCCTCCAACTtgttccccaccccaacccctgcaaAGGCCTATTAACACAACTGTGTGTATGGTACAGGGCCCACATTGAGGTCCTGGTTGTAGGGGACTGGACAGATGACCTCAGAGTTTCCTCTCTACCCCCCAAAGAGGGTTTCGGCAAGGCCTTGCCCTTCTCGGCTCTCAGCTTGGCTTTCTCTACAGGCCCAACAGCTTCAATGGCCATGGCTACCACCTCTTTCAGGCCATGCGGTTTGGCATTGAGGAGATCAACAACTCCACAACACTGCTGCCTAATGTCACCCTGGGGTACCAGCTGTATGACGTGTGCTCAGAGTCAGCCAATGTGTACGCCACACTCAACGTACTCTCCACGCTGGGGACACATCACATAGAGATCCAAGCAGACCCTTCCCACTATTCCCCGGCCGCCCTGGCGGTGATTGGACCTGACACCACCAACCATGCTGCCACCGCTGCAGCCCTGCTGAGCCCGTTTCTGGTGCCTGTGGTAAGCTGGTGCCCTGACAGGGTGTCCGTCTCCCCTTCTGTCAAGTCCAGTGTGGGCTaggggtggtgggcaggagcTGCTGGGCCCCCAGGCCAGTCTGAGCCCCTGGATCTCCTGGGTGATCACTGCTCATTAGTCACATTGCAGGAGGCCCTGCCCCATCGCAATCTGCACTCCAGCATTTCTTCCCCCCAGGTGCTGCATCCAGACCCCTGGCCTCAATGCTCCTGAGAAAACCCATTCTCTGAAACTGCTGCCCTTTACTCCTCCCAACATTCCATCTCCTTTGTGAAGGATGGAACACTCTTTGTTTCCTACCCCCACGAACCTCTCTACTTCTCCCaggccctccttccttcctggcttccttccctccctcccaggtcAGGCCTAGAGGTTTGGTCCCCCACTCAGGGTGCTGTCCCCCTGGGCCTCATGCTCTCCTCTGCTTGTCagcctcctgcttcctcctccacctctcctgGCCTTACCCCCTCCATCTTCCAGGCACCTCTGTTCCCAGCAtgggtctccctctgccctctttctGTGGAAACTTATCTGCAGAGCTCTCTAGCtttgtttgcttctccctcttgtcaTTCGCTTCTCAGCTCCCTACCCCAGCTGCCACCACTTGCTCTTGTGATCTGGAGGGCCTCTCTCACTTATGGCACCTCCCCCTCCTTATGACCTGCCCTCTCTCACTTATggcacctccccctcctcctcagtttcctctttagACTCTTCTGAAAAGGTGGATGATTCCCAGAGTGCAGGATGCTCCCTTTCCTAGCCAGGTGTTGGGAGTAAAAATTTTACTCTACTCTTCAGGATTCTTCTGGCTGGTCTGAacattaaattgacatgagacagattaataggagaaagtCAAAGTTTTACATGTATAGGGAGAGGTTCAAAGACAGGCAGAAATGGGGCTTAATTGCTATTCTGAACCAAGGAGAAACTGGTtggggtctgggacttcaaaggagaggaagacaattcgcaggaagagaaaagaaagtaaatgcttagtaaacaaatgtttgctgggccatCCAGGAACAATGGAACATAGAGAAGAATTTCAACAAATCAGACTTTGCTAAGATCCCGCTGCCCACCATATCTAGTTCCTATTATAATGCAGTTACCTAGGGTGACAGCTCCCTCACCTAGAGCAGTTCAGCTaactaaattcttttaggcagttagGGGAAAGGTCaaagttttttttcttgagtttgttGTGCCTTAATTATTTCCAATTGGAAATTAACCCACAAGACAAAGTGGCATATCTTGAGGCAATTTATTCAGAACCCCTACACAAGCCATGGGCCCCGTGGCTCAATTTCCTGGTCTCTAGCTTCtgtcctgagtttttttttttttttttaagattttatttatttattcatgagagacacacagagaggcagagacataggcagagggaggagaagcaggctccatgtaggagcccgatgtaggactcgattccagaactacgagatcatgtcctgaaccgaaggcagatactcaaccactaagccacccaaataTCCCTTCTGTCTTGAGTTCTAAGCACTGAGCCTCATTTCTGGATGCTCATCTAGGGTCTCCACTTCATGGACCCACAGGCCCCAAACTGAGCTTACCTCCCTATACAACTAGAGCTTCTTTTCTTCCTGCATCCCCCTTCTTGCCCACCTGCCTAAAGAGTGACCATCTCTACTCAAGCCAGGAACCCAACAGGCCTACCCAAATTCCTCTGTCCCACACCCCCATAGTTAGCCCATCACCATGCCCTCTGCTTCTACCCTCTAAATGCTGCCAGGTCCATCCCCTCTTCTTCATCACCACCGCCACAGCTCTAACTCAGACCACCAAGCGCTCTCATCTAGACGATCCCATCAGCCTTCTAGGGGTTCTCCCTGACTCTGGTTTTGAGCCTTTTCTAACATGTTCCTCATTGAAATGAGAGATACACTCCTAAAACACAAGTCTGAATATATCACTTCTCTGCCTAAATATTTAGGGGCTCCCAATGGCCTACAGATAAAGACCAAGTATCTTAGCCTGACAGTTAAGGCCCCCTTGGCCTAACCACATACCTACTTTTGTGCTCCTTCTTCTGGCATCCAACCTCTTGGGTCATTTCACTCACTGTGTGCAGCTTttgttcccttccttttcttctctcagaaCTCCCTCCTTGGGTTTCTGCCTCTTTTCCGCATGTAACTCGTCAGCCTCCTATGTCCACTAGAGCTCTCCTTGAGAACCAGGGCAGGGACCATGTGTCCCGCATCCCTGGGTCCCGGTGCCCAGAACAGGGCCAGCACTTGGGGGCCCTGATTGAGACTGATGCCACTGAACTTGCTGAACTGAACCCCCGCAGATCAGCTACGAGGCCAGCAGTGTGATGCTTGGAGTGAAGCGGTATTACCCCTCGTTTCTGCGCACTATCCCCAGCGATAAGTACCAGGTGGAGATCATGGTGCTACTGCTGCAGAGGTTTGGGTGGGTCTGGATCTCATTGGTGGGCAGCGACGGCGACTATGGGCAGCTGGGGGTGCAGGCACTGGAGGAGCAGGCCACCCAGCAGGGCATCTGCATTGCCTTCAAGGACATCATACCCTTCTCTGCCCAGCCGGGTAATGAGAGGATGCAGAGCATGATGTACCACCTGGACCGAGCAAGGACCACTGTTGTGGTCGTTTTCTCCAGCAGGCAGCTGGCCAGGGTGTTCTTCGAGTCCGTGGTCCTGGCCAAGCTGACTGCCAAGGTGTGGATCGCTTCAGAAGACTGGGCCATCTCCAGACATATTAGCAGCCTGCCCAGGATCTGGGGCATTGGCACAGTGTTGGGCGTGGCCATCCAGCAGAAGCTTGTCCCTGGTCTGAAGGAGTTTGAAGAGGCCTACGTCCGGGCAAAGAAGGCAGCCCATAGGCCTTGCTCCAGGGACTCCTGGTGCAGCAGCAACCAACTCTGCAGAGAGTGCCAAGCTTTCACAGTACAGCAGATGCCCACACTCGGAGCATTCTCCATGAGCTCTGCCTACAATGCCTACCGGGCTGTCTACGCAGCAGCCCATGGCCTCCACCAGCTCCTGGGCTGTGCCTCTGGAGCCTGTTCCAGGGACCGAGTCTACCCCTGGCAGGTAAGGTGGCCCTACCCCTGGCACCCTGAAACAGGGTGCTTTCCTGAGGAAACCAGAGTGATCACTCTCTGCCCAACTAAGTGTTGGGGGCAGAGGACAAAGGCCATTGACCAGAGGGCTGATCCCCTCTCTTAGGCTTCaattctctgaacctcagccCCTCCCACTCACCATGCTTCATATCCAGGACTAAAAATCACTGTAAAGGGGTCCTTTGTTAGAAACTTCCTCTCAGAAGCCTGGTTGGGAGGGTTGAGGGGTTTCcttggaggggaaggagggctcTGAATTTCCAGATGGCCTGAAACCACCCAAATAGAAGCATAAGGCCCCAGGCACTTGATTCCTGATCCTTCCAGGTCTGGGTGGGTTGAGGAGGAGCAACATTTGCCATCTACGGCAGCTCCCTGATCCCTGTGTATTTCAGCTTCTAGAGCAGATCCGCAAGGTGAATTTCCTTCTACACGAGGACACTGTGATATTTAATGACAACGGGGACCCTCTCAGTGGCTATGACATAATTGCCTGGGACTGGAGTGGTCCCAAGTGGACCTTCAGGGTCATCGGCTCCTCCACGTGGCCTCCAGTTCAGCTGgacataaataaaaccaaaatccgGTGGCACGGAGAGGACAACCAGGTAATAGAGACATGGTCACTTACCAGATGACTGCTTTATGGGCAGCCTGCAGCCCAAGGATACTGTTGACATAGATTacacagagcaggagggagatCCCAGGTACCAGGCCAACATGCCTCTATCCAGCCCTGCTGGGGAAGCCCCACAGGCAGCACCCAGATGGCCTGCTGCGCTGGTTTATAAAACCAGGGGTTCTGCTCTGGGAGTGAGCTGTGAAGGCAGATGCACAGAGACTATTTCCCATTCCACCTGTGAGTATTCCTTGACTTGGCCATGTGGTTACAGAACACCTGTGGCTTCTTGCAGGTGCCTGAGTCTGTGTGCTCCAGCAACTGTCTTGAAGGGCACCAGCGAGTAGTTGTGGGTTTCTACCACTGTTGCTTTGAGTGTGTGCCCTGTGAGGCCGGCACCTTCCTCAACAAGAGTGGTGAGTGATCAAGTGAGTGGGTGAAGGACTGGGCACTCCTAGGGTCTGTACAGCAGAAGAGGGGCTCTCCCTCAGGCCACACATGCACAGAACCAGGGCCTTGCTCGCTTCACTGCTAGTTAGGTATAGGCTGAAGAATACCTGTCACCAGACTGAATTCtgaggaagcagaaagaaacaaCCTGTTAAAATCCTCAGACCCACTATGTCTTTTACTAGAGAGCTCCCAGCCCCATTCCTACAGGCACAATTTTATCCTAAATTCAACCTCTTTATGCAAGCAGAGGTAGCTACGTTCCCTTGTACCCTTCCCTGCTATCTGTGTGAAGTCCCTTCTATTGCCCATGCTGTAGCTAGCACCTGAACAGCTTGGCCTGAATTAAGAAACTGTATCTGCAGCTGAAAAAACAGCATACTATACCCAGTGATGCAAGGCCAAGATCAGAGAGCAAATTAAGGCAACTAAGGGCTCAGCCCAGAGTTGGACGCCATGAgccacattcttttccttttatgatcTCTATGGGCATGGGAACGCATCTCTTCTGTTCTCAGAGTCAGAGAAACCACAGAGTGGCAGCACAGGAAGGCGGATTTGGCTAGGTGGATTTTAGCACGGAAGTgctggggagagaagaaaatgccCTTCCTTTGGGGCTGGCTGCTCCTATTGGATCATAGCCTCACTGGCAGGTGGGCAGAGCAACCAGAGTAAAGCCCTCCCTAGGGACCTCTTGGTTTGCAAGCCCCTTCTGGGATCACGAGCCATACATAACCTACCCAAGGGTCTCCAGAATCTAATTCACACAGGCATCTTGAGGAAACACGTGGCCTCAGGACCCCACTCAGGGCTACCCCCATCTCCAGCTCCTGTGGTATCTCCCTCGCAGCACTTTGCAGATCAATGTGGTCTCCCTTCCTCATTCCTGAACTGCTCCACTAGCCCTTAGGACTCCCCTCCGCCTTTCCTTCCAGACCTCCACAGCTGCCAGCCTTGTGGGAAAGAAGAGTGGGCACCTGAGGGAAGTGAATCCTGCTTCCTACGCACTGTGGTGTTTTTGACTTGGCATGAGCCTATCTCTTGGGTGCTGCTGGCAGCTAATacgctgctgttgctgctggtgGCTGGGACTGCTGGCCTGTTTGCCTGGCACTTAGACACCCCGGTGGTGAGGTCAGCTGGGGGCAGGCTGTGCTTCTTTATGCTGGGCTCCCTGGCAGGGGGCAGCTGTGGGCTCTATGGCTTTTTTGGGGAGCCCACCCTGGCCACATGCTTGTTGCGCCAAGGCCTCTTTGCCCTCGGCTTTGCCATCTTCCTGTCCTGCCTGACAATCCGCTCCTTCCAACTGGTCTTCATCTTCAAGTTTTCCGCCAAGGTACCCACCTTCTACCAGGCCTGGGTCCAAAACCATGGTCCCCGCCTCTTTGTGGTGATCAGCTCCATGGCCCAGCTGCTCATCTGTGTAACTTGGCTTGCGGTGTGGACCCCGTTGCCCACCAGGGAGTACCAGCGCTTCCCTCAGCTGGTGGTGCTTGACTGCACGGAGGCCAACTCCCCGGGCTTCATGGTGGCCTTTGCCTACAATGGCCTGCTGTCCGTCAGCGCCTTTGCCTGCAGCTACCTGGGTAAGGACCTGCCGGAGAACTACAACGAGGCCAAATGCGTCACCTTCAGTCTGCTCCTCAACTTCGTGTCCTGGATTGGCTTTTTCACCACAGCCAGCGTCTACCAGGGCAAATACCTGCCCGCGGTCAACGTGCTGGCGGCGCTGAGCAGCCTGAGCAGCGGCTTCAGCGGTTACTTCCTCCCCAAGTGCTATGTGATCCTGTGCCGCCCAGATCTCAACAGCACCGAGCACTTCCAGGCCTCCATCCAGGACTACACGAGGCGCTGCGGCTCCACCTGACCCCGCCTCCCCTGTCCCGAGGGCCGAGGGTCAAGCGAGGCGCGCACGCCCTGCGCTGTCCCGGAGGCCTTTGGACTCTTCAGTTTGGGCTCGGGGAGTGTAAGCTCGCCGGAGGCcgccccgggctcccgggctctgCCAATAAAGCGCTGAAATGTGCGTCCTGGCTGCGCTTGCTGtctggggccagggtggggcgCGGCCTCCAGCAGGCTGAGGGCGCCGCGGGGGCCCACCGCAGCCGGAACCCGGGACCCAGCCCCAGCCGCGCAACCAGCCGTCGCCCAGCTTGGCGTTGCTAAGCAACATCGAGAGCCGAGCCAACCGCCGAGCGCCCCGGGCCTGGACCCCTCTCCCCATTCCATTGGCCGTTCTCTGCCTGGCCACGCCCTCGAGGGCGGAGCCAGAAGCCCGGCACCTCCCAGGCTTTCGCCCCTTCCGGCGCGCCCTGACGTCAcgtccggcggcggcggcggcggcggcggagacGGCTGCGTCTCCGTACGGTCGGCGGGGCACGTACGGCCCGGGCAGTTGAGCAGGGGGGCTGTGGCGACGACGAGGTCCAGGGTCGGTGGGGCCGGCACCGGGAGCACAGGCCCGGGTGAGGAGGCcgcgggagggggcggcggcgagGGAGGGAAGGGCTGCGGGCCCCGTGGACGCCTTCCGCCCGGTGGCCCGGGATGTGTGGGCGCGGCGTGGGTTCTGCTCCGCTGTCCGCACCCGCAGCTCTGCCCTGCCGCGGGTCTTCTCGCCGCGCAAGGCCGGCCAGCTCGTGCTGATCGTCCGTCCCTCTTCCCACACTGATTCCTCCCACCAGCACTTCCTCACGACCCTGTCCCCGGCCAAGCCGTGCTTCCGCTCACCCAGTGTGTGCCGCTCacctggcccccacccccggggaggCGCTCGGTGCCCTCCTGGCTCAAGCTGGCACCCTCTCACCTTGCCCCAAGCCCTCGTTGAGATAAATGTGACTGAGTGGAGTCTCTCCCCCCAGTCCAGGGTCTTTCCCTTGCTGCTCCTGGGTACGACTGGCCTGGATGTCacttctgccttcctctcctccagACAGATCATGGACGGCTCCTTCATCCAGCACAGCGTGAGGGTCCTCCAGGAGCTCAACAAGCAGCGGGAAAAGGGCCAGTACTGCGACGCCACCCTGGACGTGGGGGGCCTGGTGTTCAAGGCACACTGGAGTGTCCTTGCCTGCTGCAGCCACTTCTTCCAGAGCCTCTATGGGGATGGCTCAGGGGGCAGTGTTGTTCTCCCTGCTGGCTTCGCTGAGATCTTTGGTCTCCTGTTGGACTTTTTCTATACTGGTCACCTTGCTCTCACCTCAGGAAACCGGGATCAGGTGCTCTTGGCAGCCAGGGAGTTGCGAGTGCCAGAGGCTGTGGAGCTGTGCCAGAGTTTCAAGCCCAAAACCTCAGTGGGGCAGGCACCGAGTGGCCAGAGTGGGCTGGGGAAACCTGTGTCCCTGAGTGTGAACAGCCACCTCAAGGAGCCGGCAGGCTTGGAGGAAGAGGAAGTTTCAAAGACGCTGGGTCAGGTCCCTAGGGACCAGGAGATCAGTGGCAGTCACAGCCCCGACAGGCCTCAGCTTGGTCTCCCTGCCCAGAGTGAGAGCCCATCCTTCCACCGTGGGAAACTCAAGCAGGCCTTGAAGCTCTGTCCCCCAGAGGACAAGGAGCCTGAGGATTGCAAAGTGCCCCCAAGGCCCTTTGAGGCTGAAGGTGTCCAGCTGCAGGGCGGGAATAATGAGGTACTGTGCCCAGGGTGCTGGGAATGGGGAGGTGGGAGTCAGGGGATAGAGATTGACACTTTTCTGGGATAATCTGGACCCCAAGATGGAATCTTTGTTATGTGGGTTTGGAATAGGTTTTTCTCCAAACCCAGGAATCCGACTGCATCCTGCAGTCTCAGGCTGAGCTTTCTGTGAATCCAGGATTGGCAGTTCCTTGGGGTTGGGTAGCTGGCCTCGTGGTTACTGGTGTTTCTTACGAGTGCTGAAATCCAGCCAAGCCTCAGCTCCCCACAGATAGAGCCGCCGCCCTCCACATCCAAGATAACGTTGTGGCGTGCCCTAGGACCCTGATGGGAATAATCACAGAGAAAGGGAATCATCTGGGGATGTGTGTGGGTTGGGCCTTGGGATGGAACTGGATGAAGCAGGATGCCCTGTACATCTGTCCCCAGAACTCCTGCTAATAAATTTGGTGACCTCGCTTCCTGCTGCCTTTTCTGCTCTAGTGGGAAGTGGTGGTTCAAGTTGAGGACGACGGGGATGGTGATTACGTTTCAGAGACTGAGACGTTGCCCACCAGGAGGAAATCAAACATGATCAGAAAGCCGTGTGCTGCTGAGCCAGCCCTGAGTGCAGGTGCCCTGGCAGCCGAGCCCGCTGAGAACAGAAAAGGTACAGCGGTGCCAGTTGAATGCCCCACATGTCATAAAAAGTTTCTCAGCAAATATTACCTAAAAGTGCACAACAGGTAACggtctgtttttctattttcttttcctgtctgcTATTTAATTGGGGGAAGGGCCTGCATTCCTTTCTTCTGGGCCATGTGGGGACTGGGGGCTTCATCACCGACTCACGGAGTGCCTGATATTGACTTGCCTCTCATCATCAGGGATGAGGCCTTGGGAGGGACCTgatcctcttcctccctctcctactTTGAGCCCTCTAAATGGGTTTCTGGACACCTTGTCAATGAGTTCCACCCAGTATGGACCTTGACCTCTAGCTGCTTTCTGGCAAGGGGATGGGAGAAACCCATGGCCCCATGCTGTGGATGAGGCCCGACCTTGGGCAGTGTGGGCTTTGGGCCAAGATGTCGGTCTTTAGGGTGGTGCCTCTTGTGATTTGGGGGAACCAGTAGCCTCAGGTTATCAGTGGAGCATAATGGACTATATGGTTAAGCCTGCGTTATACGAAAAGGTAGTGAGATGCTGTATGAAGCTATGGTAatttaaagtcaaagaaaaaaggagtTCAGTTTCTCAGATGCGGTGGCTGCATTTCAGATGCTCAGTAGTTAGTTACAGGTGGGCCTTGGCTGTTGACAAACATTTCCGTGGTCACAGTTTTCTTGACAGCACTGCCCCAGGTCCCTGCAAAGCCTCCAGAGGTGGCAACTAGGTGACATGCCTTCCAGACCTGCCATTTCATAGTCCAAGTCATCAGTCTGATTTCTTGCCAAGCCAGGTTGGGCTACATGCTTTTTCAGTGTGACGTTCTGGGAAGCCAGCAGTGGTGGATTGGAGTTGTTGCTGGGTGATGTTTGCTCACCCTGCTTTGGGGCAGCTGCGGCCAGGGGGGCCTGGGAAAGTGCCAGTGTGGGAGGCACCCTAGGATGGTCCACCTCTGTCTGATGCTCCTCTACTGTGAGACTGGGGTGTAGGCACCATCCCCATCCCTACGTCGGGCTGCAGGCTGCTGGACTGGTCCTGAGAACTAGGAGGGGATGAGGACAGTcaatggaggggcagagggtgagagaaatgACTGGCTTCTGAGAACTTCTGAGTGGTTCTGGTGCTGCTCAGGTGTTCTGAGGTCAAGGTTCATTTAGCTCATCCGTTCTGCCAGGTGCCTGACGAGACTGTTCTGGGTGCTTTAGCAAATAAAGCAGAGACTTGGAGCCTGCCTCTCAGCAGGGCCGTGCAGACGTTACTGACAGATGTCAGCTTTACAGTGGAAGATGGGAGCACCTcagaagaagggagggggagagcctCCCCTAGAGGTTGGGGAGTTCAGGGTGGGGTCGGGTTGCGGttttaaagaaagcaattttGGGCAGACTCAAAGGAGGTGAGGATTTTACCAAGTGAATGGCTGTAGGGGAGTGTTGTGGGTTGAAGAGGGCCAGAGCAGAGACTCTGGGGTGAGCCAGTGGGTTGGCAAACATCAGGGAGGCCAGCCCTGGGGAGCAAGGTCCTGAGGTAAGGGGCCGGCTGGCTATGCCCGTAGGTCCCTGACCTTTTCTCAGGGTGAAATGGGCAGTATTGCAGGGTTGGGACAAAGAGTCGAGGAGGCCTGACTATATATAAGGGCCCCTCTGGCTACTAAAGTTCACATCTGTTGGGAGGCAGGCATGGAGTATGACACTAGGTAGGAGGCTCGGGCAGCAGTGCAAGGGATGGCCCGGCT contains the following coding sequences:
- the TAS1R1 gene encoding taste receptor type 1 member 1, translated to MSLLAAHLVSLQLSLSCCWALSCHNTESSPDFSLPGDYLLAGLFPLHSDCPGVRRRPMVTLCDRPNSFNGHGYHLFQAMRFGIEEINNSTTLLPNVTLGYQLYDVCSESANVYATLNVLSTLGTHHIEIQADPSHYSPAALAVIGPDTTNHAATAAALLSPFLVPVISYEASSVMLGVKRYYPSFLRTIPSDKYQVEIMVLLLQRFGWVWISLVGSDGDYGQLGVQALEEQATQQGICIAFKDIIPFSAQPGNERMQSMMYHLDRARTTVVVVFSSRQLARVFFESVVLAKLTAKVWIASEDWAISRHISSLPRIWGIGTVLGVAIQQKLVPGLKEFEEAYVRAKKAAHRPCSRDSWCSSNQLCRECQAFTVQQMPTLGAFSMSSAYNAYRAVYAAAHGLHQLLGCASGACSRDRVYPWQLLEQIRKVNFLLHEDTVIFNDNGDPLSGYDIIAWDWSGPKWTFRVIGSSTWPPVQLDINKTKIRWHGEDNQVPESVCSSNCLEGHQRVVVGFYHCCFECVPCEAGTFLNKSDLHSCQPCGKEEWAPEGSESCFLRTVVFLTWHEPISWVLLAANTLLLLLVAGTAGLFAWHLDTPVVRSAGGRLCFFMLGSLAGGSCGLYGFFGEPTLATCLLRQGLFALGFAIFLSCLTIRSFQLVFIFKFSAKVPTFYQAWVQNHGPRLFVVISSMAQLLICVTWLAVWTPLPTREYQRFPQLVVLDCTEANSPGFMVAFAYNGLLSVSAFACSYLGKDLPENYNEAKCVTFSLLLNFVSWIGFFTTASVYQGKYLPAVNVLAALSSLSSGFSGYFLPKCYVILCRPDLNSTEHFQASIQDYTRRCGST